In Helianthus annuus cultivar XRQ/B chromosome 9, HanXRQr2.0-SUNRISE, whole genome shotgun sequence, the following are encoded in one genomic region:
- the LOC118482173 gene encoding uncharacterized protein LOC118482173, with protein sequence MYEVEDNIPLANRVRMLAELGAQKRKLPFREKVAAEPNRSPYYIRTVDMGQPITKKETNLWDYIHADESPMHLLSGFCRRKRAMEANMREQGSSSVADVDSPIHMSVELLFRSPTHVQASRSMFKSLNVGNEVSDGIIDCWAEVLNFQEKRKSREAYSRQFFGTKVVVSAMYI encoded by the exons ATGTATGAGGTGGAGGACAATATTCCGCTTGCTAACCGTGTGCGCATGTTGGCTGAGTTGGGGGCACAAAAAAGGAAACTCCCCTTCCGAGAGAAGGTGGCAGCGGAGCCAAACAGATCACCTTACTATATAAGGACTGTTGACATGGGCCAACCAATTACAAAGAAGGAGACAAATCTGTGGGACTACATACACGCCGATGAAAGCCCAATGCACCTTTTAAGTGGATTTTGTCGTAGGAAGCGGGCAATGGAGGCAAACAT GAGGGAACAGGGTTCTTCGTCAGTGGCTGATGTAGATAGTCCGATACATATGTCTGT GGAGTTGCTGTTCAGAAGCCCTACCCACGTACAAGCATCTCGGTCTATGTTCAAGAGTTTAAATGTTGGCAATGAGGTCTCGGATGGCATTATTGACTGTTGGGCGGAGGTGCTGAACTTCCAGGAGAAAAGAAAATCACGGGAGGCTTACAGTAGACAATTTTTTGGGACTAAAGTTGTGGTAAGTGCCATGTATATATAA
- the LOC110910027 gene encoding protein FAR1-RELATED SEQUENCE 5-like, with the protein MHVDCSRSPEDPVRSPDVLVSNNFMKNAVIDDQDMDIDEASQDSQMEAMTVAVSGSSHGPSMFEESPRGQLDGPSNPYFVFDTPQGTRYWIPNVADKFIPVCGKTYPTFQDVLSMYELYALEAGFSVKKGQTKVWNGIPTHKYLRCSKYGKPQPKRTFDTLDESSVKHRRTTFSWCDCKASILVSISNDSYTVLTFNDIHNHELVESYNRDLSKISRKLSFSTKQFIHNMSLNRIGPMRSYRCLVALKGGHHNVNGTPVDFKNFSHQLRIFIGERDAQVFLERLRERYDNLPNFFFDYTVSNGKLSSVFWADEISKLNYKAFGDVLAFDATYSTNRYKMVFVPFTGVDHHFQCVTFGAGLISTESIESYVWLLKAFLKAHGTQPTLVLSDQDPSMLQAVPMVFTESRHRLCMWHIMKKLPSKISADVLDNTDLRSCIHRLVWNVYIKPETFESRWNDLLQTFGLQEHSWLNDMYNMRHLWVPAYFRELPMCCLMKTTSRCESSNAAFKVNSTSANTLVQFMMCFENRVDSQRYRQRVSEFKTSSTMFSGNTELAIEQHAFAIYTNAVFAQVQKEIIKGKFLCYITNQSETSDSSLLIDVTHLDKRNNITNVYQVTYNNVDQSANCSCRNFTRIGYLCRHVFCVYRLKNVERIPPQYINDRWRRDALPKHVFSISSRYGVNPHAPSIMRNEILDLVTECVDVARTDEDALAKLVDQLRDFKINILSRQPLATTENESNEAQMEEIVGQPINIPVEVANPEVARNKGCGTHTRISGPSEKAKAKPPKRPKQLRLCKRCGLYVDDHDSRNCLKVAAMKAAKAAAEQLRQTATGD; encoded by the exons ATGCATGTTGATTGTTCCCGGTCGCCGGAAGACCCTGTTAGATCCCCGGATGTTTTGGTATCCAACAATTTTATGAAAAACGCGGTTATTGATGACCAGGATATGGATATTGATGAAG CATCCCAAGATTCCCAGATGGAAGCCATGACTGTAGCTGTTTCTGGATCATCTCATGGTCCTTCTATGTTTGAGGAATCACCACGCGGCCAGTTAGACG GTCCTTCGAACCCATACTTTGTTTTTGATACCCCTCAGGGAACCCGTTACTGGATTCCTAATGTTGCTGATAAGTTCATACCGGTGTGTGGCAAAACCTATCCAACCTTTCAGGATGTTCTTTCCATGTATGAACTCTATGCGCTCGAAGCAGGTTTTTCTGTAAAAAAAGGTCAAACTAAAGTCTGGAATGGAATTCCCACACACAAGTATCTCCGATGCTCAAAATATGGAAAACCCCAACCAAAGCGGACTTTTGACACCCTAGATGAATCTTCTGTTAAGCACCGGAGGACCACCTTCTCATGGTGTGACTGTAAGGCAAGCATACTAGTATCGATATCGAACGATTCATACACAGTCCTAACTTTCAATGATATTCATAATCATGAACTTGTTGAGAGTTACAACCGTGATCTTAGTAAGATATCACGGAAACTGTCATTCTCCACGAAACAATTCATTCATAACATGAGTCTAAACCGCATTGGACCAATGAGGTCTTATAGATGCCTTGTAGCTTTAAAAGGAGGGCATCACAATGTCAATGGGACACCGGTCGATTTTAAAAACTTTAGCCACCAGCTGCGAATTTTTATTGGTGAACGCGACGCACAAGTTTTCCTAGAACGCTTGCGTGAGCGTTATGACAACCTACCCAACTTCTTTTTTGATTACACCGTATCAAACGGAAAGTTGTCCTCTGTATTCTGGGCTGATGAGATTTCAAAGCTTAACTACAAAGCTTTTGGCGATGTCCTAGCGTTTGATGCAACTTACAGCACAAACAG GTACAAGATGGTTTTTGTGCCATTCACGGGTGTGGATCATCATTTCCAATGTGTTACATTTGGAGCTGGTTTGATATCAACTGAGTCAATTGAATCTTACGTGTGGTTGCTTAAGGCTTTCTTGAAGGCACACGGTACTCAACCAACTCTCGTGCTGAGTGATCAAGACCCATCCATGCTACAAGCTGTTCCTATGGTCTTTACAGAATCACGTCACCGTCTATGCATGTGGCATATAATGAAAAAACTACCATCCAAG ATCTCAGCCGACGTGCTCGATAACACTGATCTTCGGTCCTGCATTCATCGGTTGGTTTGGAATGTTTATATCAAACCTGAAACGTTTGAGTCCCGCTGGAATGACCTCCTACAAACATTTGGGCTTCAAGAGCACAGCTGGTTAAACGACATGTACAACATGAGACATCTCTGGGTTCCAGCCTACTTTAGAGAACTGCCCATGtgttgcttgatgaagaccaCCTCCCGATGCGAAAGCTCTAATGCTGCCTTCAAGGTTAACTCAACAAGCGCAAACACGCTTGTACAATTTATGATGTGCTTTGAAAATAGGGTAGACAGCCAACGATATCGTCAACGTGTTTCGGAGTTCAAAACCTCTTCTACCATGTTCTCTGGCAATACTGAGTTAGCGATAGAGCAACACGCGTTCGCCATTTACACAAACGCTGTTTTCGCCCAAGTGCAAAAAGAAATAATTAAAGGTAAGTTTTTATGCTACATCACAAACCAAAGCGAGACGAGCGATTCCAGTCTTCTGATAGACGTCACTCATTTGGATAAAAGGAACAACATCACAAATGTCTATCag GTTACGTACAACAATGTCGATCAATCGGCCAATTGCTCATGCAGGAATTTCACACGTATCGGGTATCTGTGTCGCCATGTCTTTTGTGTCTATCGCTTGAAAAATGTTGAAAGGATTCCACCACAATACATAAACGACAGGTGGCGCCGAGATGCCCTCCCCAAACATGTTTTTTCAATTTCCAGTCGATACGGAGTCAACCCACACGCACCGTCCATTATGCGGAATGAAATCCTCGACCTCGTTACTGAATGCGTAGATGTTGCTAGAACCGATGAGGATGCGTTGGCAAAACTGGTTGACCAACTCAGGGATTTCAAGATCAATATTCTTTCCAGGCAACCGTTGGCAACaactgaaaatgaatcaaatgagGCTCAAATGGAAGAAATAGTTGGGCAACCAATCAACATTCCAGTCGAAGTTGCTAATCCAGAAGTTGCACGCAATAAAGGATGTGGTACTCATACTCGCATTTCTGGGCCCAGTGAGAAGGCCAAAGCAAAACCACCAAAACGTCCAAAGCAGCTTCGCTTATGCAAGCGTTGTGGTCTGTATGTCGACGACCACGACTCACGCAACTGCCTTAAGGTGGCTGCAATGAAAGCAGCAAAGGCAGCTGCTGAACAACTAAGGCAGACTGCCACTGGCGACTGA